Genomic segment of Apium graveolens cultivar Ventura chromosome 7, ASM990537v1, whole genome shotgun sequence:
ataaatatatagatatCATAAAAATACACAAAAAataacaatatttttttaaaataaagttaGCTCGTGCCTTGCACGGGTGATAAAGCTAGTTTCTATTAATATGCAAGGCTAACATTCATTTAAATGATGAGTTTCTTTATAGTTTGAACTTAGAGTTTCACATTCTCATTTCAGATCATATGCacatttttattttgttataacATGTATATTTAATTTAGCTGCTATTTTGAATTTAGCAATGTGTATATTTTTCACAAATAAAACAATCATTACAAGTATTTCCAGATTTGCATTCTGCttctaaattatgatatttgtGAGACAATCCGCGAACATTTAGCAAAGAGCAAGATAATGAATAAATTCATCTCTTTCCTGCCgagactttttctttttttattgaAAAATGCTTGATGTACAGAATGGTATACATAATGTCATATGATGTGTTTTAATTGAAATGGTCACCTGCATTTATATTAACAAAATGAATTAAAACATCTAATATCAAATGTCATGccattatatataaatattttatacaaaattatGTATACTCAGCACTACTCTTTTCTATTATCCAAAACAACGAATCAATAATTCTAAGTACTAATAAAATTTCCAAAGACATTTAAATCCAGAAATCCGAAATTCAAATCAAGTAATCACATAACAAGCTAATACTCGTAATCCACTCATCAAACTCCGAGGCCTCCAATTTCTCGCCAATACTCGTAAGAATATGCTTCAAATCCTTAACAACAACGAAACCAGTGACATCCTTATCAATAATTTTGAACGCATCGCGAAGCTTCTGATCGAACGGCTCAGGTTTAAGATGCTTAGACATGAGATCAGTGAAGCCATTGAAATCGAACGGAGACGTGAGTTTCTCCTCGGCGATGATAGTTTTGAGTTGAGCTTGTGTTGGATTGCCTCGCATTAGGATTCCGAGCTCCGACGGCGCGATCTTGCCGTCGTTGTCGGTGTCGAAGAGAGTGAAAGCTTCTTTCATTGATGAGACCTGGTCGTTGCTCACATTTTTCCCCATTGTTGTGTTGTGTGTATTTGTTGTGTTTAGGTTTTTTGCAGTTTCAAATGTGTGTGTAATGGATATGTTGGTTAACAATTCGGAACTGAGGGGGGGTTTGATCCTATCTATCAACCGAATACATTTCTGTTTCACTCAAATGTACCAACATCAAATgggatttttttttttaaaaaaaaacacacacacacaataaaacaaatcaaagaaaaaaaccttcttcaattctgttactTGTCTAAAACAAATCTGTTCCAACTTCTTCAATTGCACCAGAAGGCCACCAAGTATTTAGATAACTGAAAATGAAACTGAGTTGTCAAAAAGGCTATTACATAAAAAAGCCAAAAAAAACACATAATCAAAGAAAGAGGGGACTCTCTCTCTAATGGTAACCTCAACCTCTACACCAGGTTCAATAGGTTATCTGCTTCACAAATCAAAAAACACGTTTGTGGACACGGAGCTCAAATCTGTCCCACGTGTTGGTTCCTAGTATATAGGAGGGAAAGAGTCAGGCATAGAATAACTTAACATATACTACAATTTATTCTTCATCACAGATGAATTGGGTGCTAAAAACACAAGTCATTTTTCAGGGAAACCTCAGAGGACTGCACTTGATACTTTCAGCAAAGAAATTTACACAATTTAGATAAAATTGActctcgataagtataaatataCTTGGTCTAAATCAAAAAGTTGAACAAAGTCtgttaatgaatattattcttgAAGCTGATAATCAGGAGTTCAATCTTTATGCTGTAATTAAGGTCCTAGAATATCTCTATTTGGCTGATTATATGGCAGCTATCTGTTAGAggattttattataaaattaaacttGATTTCCTGCACTGATGTAGCTGTTATGCCATATAAAATAAATTCAtgtatattaataaaatatatcgTTCTATATTCTACAATCATGTTTTCTATTACATATTAGTCTGAAGTCTTATATGTCCAACatattggtatcagagcattagTCTTAAGGGACATGTGCTATTGAAAACAAATTGTCAAACACATATCATCAACACACACCTCAAAGAAatacaaacacacacacatagaAAGAGAATCTCTAATTCAGAATGGATTCAGAACATTTCAACAGCATTGCACCACCTGCGTTTGATGGTGCAAACTATCATGTATGGGCGGCTAGAATGAAAGCATACCTTGAGGTAAATGATGTATGGGAACCAATAAAAGAGGATTACGAACTTCCTCCTTTGACTGATAATCCAACCATGGCTCAATTAAGGTATCATAAGGAAAGGAAGACAAAAAAATCGAAGGCAAGAGCTACTTTCTTTGCTTCTGTCTCATCAGATATATTCATAAGGAttatgaaaatgaagacagctTTTGAAATCTGGAATTTTCTCAAAAGCGAATACGAAGGAGATGAAAGAATTAAAGGAATACAAGTGTTGAATCTAGTCAGGGAATTTGAGATGCAAAGAATGAAAGAATCTGAAACAATCAAGGTATATTCGGATAGACTTCTTGGAATTGCTAATAAATTTAAACTCCTTGGTACAGATTTTTCAGATTCTAGAATTTTTCAAAAGATACTAGTTACACTTCCTGAGAAATTCGAAGTTACAACTTCATCGTTggaaggagcaggcgaccgcctgatagcaggcgcccgcgtggagGATGCAGTCGGCCGCTTGTGTGCGGAAATTCAGattctggattttattaattgtattacaattgggcttctgttagcgctggttctcttaggttattatataaaccttatgggaagacgttttcttcataGAAGAGAAGAGATAATcaagagcgaaggcaagaagattgagaagaccgttttagcacgcaacaacgaagaagaggaagcatacgtttatcttgtgattcttttaattcattgtaactgtggatgctagttttctttatgctttgaaccttaatactcttgtgacgtacttcattatttattgagtatttttattagtttatatcgttgtgttattatcatgctttcatatgaacccatggtgacgatgagttctattatgggctaatcgtgatcatgtgattctagcggatttactatggatttctttagttaattgtttaatacattggtatgtggtgattgtatgatatctagtataggttgtgcttaatcttcttatgtgcgtcgcgaacatgtaagacaacctgttaatctcttgtgaagcgacagtgaatctcgagatttagaacttgccatgctagcataggttcatgtattgtatgcatgattagtgggtaactttAACCGCTTTActttccctgtgtaatcatcatgaataacttgcgcttaaatcgttatgttgtcaaattctgtaaacatatagggtctcaacataattgatgcctattcaacttctatcttaattgtggatgcttggtagaatggtattcgtacaacgaaagttggcgtttatcagtttcgtgttgttcgattaatatcatcaccattacatgctaaggttaatgacaataactattgaatgaagtagtaatgaaattaggatctcatgtgtgtttaatattgttaatttaattgtttaattcttgtagttaatattagttaaccaaccttaattgttattgtcttgacattgaagaataatcatacattggtgagtaagtgttaattatatataattaatcagagtctctgtgggaacgaactagaaatcattctatattacttgcgaacgcgtatacttgcgtgatttatttgTCGGTGCAGGGATACGAGAAttggtaaattttaaaaaatagggATACGGGTGCGAGGGATACGacaaatattaaaatattttaaataatatatatatatgtatttaacAATTACTTagaaaatgtaaataaaagacATCAAATATTTAACGATTAGAGGTAGTATTCTAATTCAACCAAATGAAAGTCATCAAATCCACAAGTTCATCACTAAACATCTATATATAACAATATTTAATAAACTAAATCACAAAAATAATTACTAAACAACAAAACTAAAAATGGTCAGTGAGTACATGACTGTGAGACTGTGAGACTTGTACTAGCCCACAAAATCAAAAGCCCAGGCCCAATTAACATATGCGCACATATATATAATTACACACAGCTATACACAGACATCGACTACACACATCGATGACGAGTCGAGCGGATTAGCAGGGAAGAAAGGGCAGAGAAGGCTTGAACGAACGGAGAAAAAGAAGAGAGGACTTACGAGTTACGAGAAGAGAAGAAGTTGGCCGGATTCTGAACGTCGGTGTCGGAGTGTTCGGCGACCCGTTAGTTTTTTTGTTTGTGTTTTAGTTCATATGAAATTACAAATACTACCTCTCCCGCACCCCTTTCCCGTACCCCACAAATCGAGTCTCTAAAATTCGCCGACACGCCACATGGCGCACCGCATATGCACTCGGCGCATCCCCGCAGGCCTCGCGCATCGCATACACGATTCTTCACCTGACCCGCATACATCCACAATCAATAATCAAACAGAATCTATCAACAAATTTAAGCATATTTCGAAATGGCTCAAAGTTATTAACACAGAAGTTTGAAATTTGTTATTATTTATTACTTGCataattgttagatatatttgataatgtcatggctaatataatttatgtttagatttcaaatcttacttaacaggacaaatcagtacttaaccgttgatcagtacttatactggaagtcaggacttaaggatatcagtacttatattatcaggagataatcatcagaagttagatatcagaacttaagtgctgaaggacgatcatataaggacagtagctgattaaaggaaagaagatcaagataaacataagaagagatatgcatgaagaaggagttccgtgaagaatggaatacttggaagaaaagatatctgattgatatattttaggaagcagaattatattccatatcaattagtgattatcttgtaactatgtagtatataaacacagacatagggtttacactataagtgttatcatattcgagaagattattcattgtaaccctagcagctctcgtgatatttgttcatcactgagaggtaacagttccatactgtaacagagtttattgtttcaataaagtttgttttctgttacttaagattttaaagttcgatttgattgtattatacactgtattcaccccctctacagtgtgtgtgacctaacaagtggtatcagagcctatctgttaacacacatacagttaaagatccaaactcaatcatgtctgacacaggaactccaactaagcctaccaaaactgaggaaccaccaaagacacaaattcagagtcggtatgagaccatcagagttcccatactgagaccatctgaatatcccatatggaaggtgagaatgaccatgttcctggaagcaacagatccagaataccttgatagaatcaaggaagggactcacaaaccaaccaagcttgctgttgcagttgcaggtgaagcagcaaagactgtaccaaaggaaaagagtgattatactgctaagatataacatcaattgctaaggatgctaaggtacgacacttactgtatagtgccattgataatgtaatgtcaaacagggtaatcaactgcaagactcctaaagagatatgggatgctctggaaacaagatgtcagggaactgacacaattaagaagaacaggaagacaatactcactcaagagtatgaacactttgactcaaagactaatgagtcattgaatgatctatatgatagatttgtcaaacttttgaatgatttgtcattggttgatacagagtatgatcttgaagattcaaaccttaaattcctgttagctcttcctgaatgctgggatttgaaggcaacaacaataagagacaactacaatcttgatgaaacaactcttgatgaaatctatggaatgctcaagactcaagaacttgagatggaacaaagaagcaagaggaaaggaggaaagtcaaggacagttgctcttaaggctgaagaagaatcccccaaagcagcttcctcaaggaaagacaagggtaaagctcttttcataaagtctgatattgagtcatcaagttctgaaagtgatgatgactcagattctgaaagcttgcctgagactgatgctgatgaggagatgatgaagctatgtgctcttatggtgaaaggaatcacaaagattgtatacaggaagttcaggaagggaaagaagttttccaggaaaggcataagttctgataagaagaatttcagaagatctgaaggcagaggaggaaagtctgacagaggagattataccaatgttaaatgctataactgtggtgagaaaggccacatatctcctgattgcaagaaggtaaagggtgacaaaggc
This window contains:
- the LOC141674305 gene encoding putative calcium-binding protein CML13, with translation MGKNVSNDQVSSMKEAFTLFDTDNDGKIAPSELGILMRGNPTQAQLKTIIAEEKLTSPFDFNGFTDLMSKHLKPEPFDQKLRDAFKIIDKDVTGFVVVKDLKHILTSIGEKLEASEFDEWITSISLLCDYLI